In Marivirga salinae, a single window of DNA contains:
- a CDS encoding DUF4290 domain-containing protein, which translates to MKEEVKTMLDYNTQRPEMKLKEYGRNVQMLVKHLRTVEDKETRNKMANTVVDLIKQLSSGPKDYNNDNMQKYWDDLYIMSDFNLDVDSPFPMPEKEILGKKPQPVKYASSEVKFKHYGRNIELLVDKAISIEDEEEKRSAVYYIGRLMKTFYTTWNRDNVTEEAIADNIKQLSGGKLSVDIDHVKATNGFDAIFKDNRPRNNNNKGKRTNKGSNPKRRRN; encoded by the coding sequence GTGAAAGAAGAAGTTAAGACTATGTTAGATTATAATACCCAAAGACCGGAAATGAAATTGAAAGAATATGGACGAAATGTCCAAATGTTGGTCAAACATTTACGCACTGTAGAAGATAAAGAAACGCGTAATAAAATGGCTAATACTGTGGTCGATTTAATTAAGCAATTAAGCAGCGGGCCAAAAGATTACAATAATGACAACATGCAAAAATACTGGGATGATTTATACATCATGTCAGATTTCAATTTGGATGTTGACAGTCCCTTTCCAATGCCTGAAAAAGAGATATTAGGTAAAAAACCTCAGCCTGTTAAATATGCTTCCAGCGAAGTGAAATTTAAGCATTATGGCCGTAATATTGAATTATTGGTTGATAAAGCCATAAGTATAGAAGATGAGGAAGAGAAGCGTTCAGCCGTTTACTATATTGGTCGTTTAATGAAAACGTTCTATACTACTTGGAATAGAGACAATGTAACGGAGGAAGCCATTGCAGACAATATTAAGCAATTATCAGGCGGAAAGCTCTCTGTTGATATTGACCACGTGAAAGCTACCAATGGTTTTGATGCGATCTTTAAAGATAACAGACCAAGAAATAATAACAACAAAGGCAAGCGAACAAACAAAGGAAGCAATCCAAAAAGAAGAAGAAACTAA
- the murA gene encoding UDP-N-acetylglucosamine 1-carboxyvinyltransferase: MASFKITGGQRLSGEIHPQGAKNEALQILCAVLLTPQKVTLHKVPNIVDVNKLIDLLKDLGVEVNQIGEESYEFTAKKVNLDFFGTAEYTKKAASLRGSIMLLGPLLARFGKAMIPKPGGDKIGRRRLDTHFIGFQKLGAKFLFESEKNYYHIDASSLKGAYIHLDEASVTGTANIVMAASMAEGKTTIYNAACEPYLQQLCKMLVRMGAKIDGIGSNLLHIQGVKELKGTEHTMLPDMIEIGSFIGLAAMTQSEITIKNAGVEHLGIIPETFQRLGIKMEFRGDDIFIPSQQHYEIETFIDGSIMTIADAIWPGFTPDLLSIVLVVATQAKGTVLVHQKMFESRLFFVDKLIDMGAQIILCDPHRATVIGLDRQINLRGISMTSPDIRAGVSLLIAALSAEGESTIHNVEQIDRGYQNIDTRLNALGAKIERID, encoded by the coding sequence ATGGCATCATTTAAAATTACCGGAGGGCAAAGGCTTTCCGGTGAAATTCACCCACAAGGCGCAAAAAATGAAGCATTACAAATTCTTTGTGCTGTTTTATTAACTCCCCAAAAAGTCACCCTTCATAAAGTACCCAATATAGTAGACGTCAATAAATTAATTGACTTACTAAAAGATTTGGGAGTTGAGGTAAATCAGATTGGAGAAGAAAGCTACGAATTTACGGCTAAAAAAGTAAATCTAGATTTCTTTGGAACTGCTGAATACACTAAAAAAGCAGCTTCTTTGAGAGGCTCTATTATGCTATTAGGGCCACTTTTGGCAAGGTTCGGAAAAGCCATGATCCCCAAGCCAGGTGGAGACAAAATTGGGAGAAGAAGATTAGATACTCACTTTATCGGTTTTCAAAAATTAGGAGCCAAATTTCTCTTTGAATCAGAAAAGAATTATTACCATATAGATGCTTCCAGCTTAAAAGGCGCCTACATTCATTTGGATGAAGCTTCCGTAACGGGGACAGCCAATATCGTAATGGCCGCTTCCATGGCAGAAGGAAAGACTACCATTTACAATGCGGCATGTGAGCCATATCTACAACAACTTTGCAAAATGTTGGTGAGAATGGGTGCAAAAATTGACGGGATTGGATCCAACCTCTTACACATTCAAGGTGTAAAAGAATTAAAAGGTACTGAGCATACTATGCTCCCTGATATGATTGAAATCGGTAGTTTCATAGGCTTAGCTGCCATGACGCAATCTGAAATTACCATCAAAAATGCAGGTGTTGAACATTTAGGTATTATTCCGGAAACTTTTCAAAGACTAGGAATCAAAATGGAATTTAGAGGAGATGATATTTTCATTCCTTCTCAACAGCATTATGAAATAGAAACTTTTATTGACGGTTCTATTATGACCATAGCAGATGCGATTTGGCCAGGCTTCACTCCTGATTTATTAAGCATTGTTTTAGTAGTAGCTACTCAAGCTAAAGGAACCGTTCTAGTGCATCAAAAAATGTTTGAAAGTAGATTGTTCTTTGTTGATAAATTAATCGACATGGGAGCCCAAATCATTTTATGTGATCCGCATAGAGCTACGGTAATCGGGCTTGATAGACAAATTAACTTAAGAGGAATCTCCATGACTTCGCCAGATATCAGAGCTGGTGTTTCTTTATTAATAGCGGCTTTATCTGCTGAAGGAGAAAGTACTATTCATAACGTGGAACAAATAGATAGAGGTTATCAGAATATCGATACTAGATTGAATGCATTGGGGGCAAAGATCGAGAGGATTGATTAA
- a CDS encoding rhodanese-like domain-containing protein — protein sequence MKTLFTFIVSAFLFSACSQGNAQENITVSELNAIEFNSDDSKVVLDVRTAQEYAEGKIAGSKNLDVLKTDLFTTSIEKLDKNKTYYVICRSGSRSLKAANQMKEAGFKNVVNISGGMQAWEAANFPVEK from the coding sequence ATGAAAACGCTATTCACTTTTATAGTATCAGCATTTCTTTTCTCAGCATGTTCTCAAGGCAATGCTCAGGAAAACATCACAGTTAGTGAATTAAATGCTATTGAATTCAATTCAGACGACAGTAAAGTTGTTCTGGATGTTAGAACTGCACAGGAATATGCTGAAGGCAAAATTGCAGGTAGCAAAAATTTGGATGTATTGAAGACTGATTTATTCACTACTTCCATTGAAAAACTTGATAAGAACAAGACCTATTATGTGATTTGTCGATCAGGAAGTAGAAGTCTAAAAGCTGCAAATCAAATGAAAGAAGCTGGATTTAAAAATGTAGTAAACATTTCTGGAGGAATGCAAGCTTGGGAAGCAGCAAATTTCCCTGTTGAAAAATGA
- a CDS encoding EI24 domain-containing protein has protein sequence MRKFFQEFSQSTVAYFEAFQFVRKHNLKGFILSAAFFNLFAFFFVGIFAWIYTGKLIDLIYTTFNFPDDWEEWGNVLQILTAIFIRILLISLYINLYKYIVLIIFAPVLAILSERSQNILNQQKKSINLIRLISEIGRGMIMGIVLINLNIIIYLSLVVLSIAIPFLAPAFAILVFLVESFFFGASMLDYRNEYFQLSVKSSLKKIFEHKGLVLGNGLALNLFILIPFIGVLFAPSFALIAAGIHANKVIR, from the coding sequence ATGAGAAAGTTTTTCCAGGAATTTAGTCAATCAACAGTAGCATATTTTGAAGCCTTTCAATTTGTACGAAAACACAATCTGAAAGGCTTTATTTTGAGTGCTGCTTTCTTCAACCTTTTTGCTTTCTTTTTTGTAGGGATTTTTGCCTGGATTTATACCGGTAAACTAATCGACTTAATTTACACTACTTTTAATTTCCCTGATGATTGGGAAGAATGGGGAAATGTATTGCAAATTCTAACTGCAATCTTTATTCGAATCCTTCTCATTTCATTGTATATAAATCTCTATAAATACATAGTTCTTATCATATTTGCTCCAGTTTTGGCTATTCTATCAGAGCGGAGTCAAAACATTTTAAATCAACAAAAGAAGTCCATTAATTTAATTCGATTGATTTCTGAAATTGGCAGAGGTATGATTATGGGCATTGTCTTAATAAACCTCAATATTATAATTTACCTTTCTTTAGTAGTTTTAAGTATAGCCATTCCTTTCCTAGCTCCTGCCTTTGCAATTTTAGTTTTTCTTGTTGAGAGCTTTTTCTTTGGTGCTTCTATGCTCGATTATAGAAATGAATACTTTCAATTAAGTGTGAAATCGAGTTTAAAGAAAATTTTTGAACATAAAGGTTTGGTTTTAGGTAACGGTTTAGCTTTAAATCTGTTTATACTAATACCTTTTATTGGAGTTTTATTTGCACCTTCCTTTGCTTTAATAGCAGCAGGAATTCATGCAAATAAAGTCATACGATAA
- a CDS encoding NAD-dependent succinate-semialdehyde dehydrogenase has protein sequence MAIESRNPYNNEVVKTFQEETDNQVFDKIELAETTYREWKTTNFTHRKELMLKTAVLLRDRKEQYANLMTLEMGKAKREAIGEIEKCALACDYYAENAEKFLSNKKLDVPEGEAYVAHDPIGIVLAIMPWNFPFWQVFRFLAPNLMAGNVGLLKHASNVPQCALAIEEVLVDAGFPKGCFQTLLISSSKVNMILDDERVKAATLTGSEGAGSKVAERAGKNLKKTVLELGGSDPFIVLKDADIEKAAKTGTKARMINNGQSCIAAKRFILEESIADEFLEIFKSEFENIKVGDPSSDEFDYGSMAREDLAEELEEQVNKSVKKGAKILIGGKRDKAFFEPTILTDVKAGMPAYEEELFGPVAIVLIAKDEQHAIELANDSRFGLGGSLWSKDLDKAKKLVREVESGAVYINKLMASHPAVPFGGVKMSGYGRELSEMGIKEFVNQKTVWID, from the coding sequence ATGGCAATTGAAAGCAGAAATCCTTATAATAATGAAGTTGTAAAAACATTTCAAGAAGAAACTGATAATCAAGTATTTGATAAAATTGAATTAGCTGAAACTACTTACAGAGAATGGAAAACCACCAATTTCACCCATAGGAAAGAGTTAATGCTAAAAACAGCAGTTCTTCTTCGAGATAGAAAAGAACAATATGCTAATTTGATGACTTTAGAAATGGGTAAAGCTAAAAGAGAAGCTATTGGTGAGATTGAAAAATGTGCTTTGGCCTGTGATTATTATGCTGAAAATGCTGAAAAATTCCTTTCCAATAAAAAATTGGATGTTCCAGAAGGTGAAGCCTATGTTGCTCATGACCCCATTGGAATTGTTTTGGCCATAATGCCATGGAATTTCCCATTTTGGCAAGTATTCCGTTTTCTAGCCCCTAATTTAATGGCAGGAAATGTGGGTTTGTTAAAACATGCTTCAAATGTTCCGCAATGTGCATTAGCCATTGAAGAAGTTCTGGTAGATGCTGGTTTTCCTAAAGGATGTTTTCAAACACTACTAATATCTTCTTCTAAAGTCAATATGATTTTAGATGATGAGCGAGTGAAAGCTGCTACACTAACGGGCAGCGAAGGAGCAGGAAGTAAAGTAGCAGAGAGAGCAGGCAAAAATCTAAAGAAAACGGTTTTAGAATTAGGTGGAAGTGATCCTTTCATTGTTCTAAAAGATGCTGATATAGAAAAAGCTGCGAAAACAGGTACTAAAGCCAGAATGATCAATAATGGTCAGAGTTGTATAGCCGCAAAGCGTTTTATTTTGGAAGAGTCTATAGCAGATGAATTCCTCGAAATTTTCAAAAGTGAATTTGAAAATATTAAAGTCGGAGACCCATCTAGTGATGAGTTTGACTATGGCTCTATGGCAAGAGAAGATTTAGCGGAAGAACTGGAAGAGCAAGTAAATAAATCTGTGAAAAAGGGGGCTAAAATATTAATTGGTGGTAAAAGAGATAAAGCCTTTTTTGAACCTACAATCCTAACCGATGTAAAAGCCGGAATGCCAGCTTATGAAGAAGAATTGTTTGGGCCCGTGGCAATCGTTTTAATCGCCAAAGATGAACAGCATGCAATAGAATTAGCCAATGACTCAAGATTTGGATTGGGAGGCTCTCTATGGAGTAAGGATCTAGATAAAGCTAAAAAACTTGTAAGAGAAGTGGAAAGTGGTGCCGTTTATATCAATAAACTCATGGCCTCGCATCCTGCAGTACCTTTTGGCGGAGTAAAAATGAGCGGATACGGCAGGGAATTATCCGAAATGGGAATCAAAGAATTTGTTAATCAAAAAACGGTTTGGATTGATTAG
- a CDS encoding MFS transporter has product MEQHSNSSIQWKQTASLLALYASVIIGWIAYHRYQPALLDTFDMTEFEPILIWVQAIILIITPPLAGYLGDKYRDRFGNRLRIITLGVSFAAMIFMTVAFTLIVNPPQSFVLYALPILVILWLFAMSLFTSPAISTIEIFSPSSQLPITVAALTIVSDLLYSLEPVIVSIIDFLGGALTFAVGGIIVSISGYLLRKNSLQLTVNGKEERPDDYNPKSNMFKVILLGVGMGLFSGIIIEVFPAYLNKLESIVGLSGQWISSIVLVLTAIFSIVISRRVSKDNIIKLLITGLIFAGISTIGVFTISSNTVVLILLAVFAIFYAMVNVTALPLALQNTSVKEKVFGVGVFFCGFEIPNSVIDVMLI; this is encoded by the coding sequence ATGGAACAACATTCTAATTCATCAATTCAATGGAAACAGACAGCTAGCTTATTGGCTTTATATGCGTCTGTAATTATTGGTTGGATAGCATATCACCGTTATCAACCAGCTCTATTGGATACTTTTGACATGACTGAATTTGAGCCAATTTTGATTTGGGTTCAAGCTATCATTTTAATCATAACACCACCATTAGCTGGTTATTTAGGAGATAAATACAGAGATAGATTTGGTAATCGTTTACGTATTATCACACTAGGAGTGAGTTTTGCTGCCATGATATTTATGACGGTTGCCTTTACTCTAATAGTTAATCCACCTCAATCCTTTGTATTATACGCATTGCCTATATTGGTCATTCTTTGGTTATTTGCTATGAGTCTTTTCACTAGCCCAGCCATTTCCACAATTGAAATATTTTCACCTAGCTCACAATTACCCATAACTGTGGCAGCCTTAACTATTGTTTCGGATTTATTATACTCACTAGAACCTGTTATAGTATCTATTATTGATTTCCTTGGAGGGGCATTAACTTTTGCGGTAGGGGGTATTATTGTTTCTATTTCTGGTTATTTATTAAGAAAAAATTCATTGCAACTCACAGTAAATGGTAAAGAAGAAAGGCCTGATGATTATAATCCAAAATCTAATATGTTTAAAGTAATTTTATTAGGTGTGGGAATGGGTTTATTCTCAGGTATTATAATTGAAGTTTTTCCTGCTTATTTAAATAAACTCGAATCAATCGTGGGGCTTAGCGGTCAATGGATTTCATCAATTGTGTTGGTGTTAACCGCCATATTCTCAATTGTGATAAGTAGACGAGTTTCTAAGGATAACATTATTAAATTATTAATAACAGGATTAATTTTTGCTGGAATAAGTACAATAGGAGTGTTTACTATCTCTAGTAATACAGTTGTTTTAATTTTATTAGCTGTATTCGCTATATTTTACGCTATGGTTAATGTAACAGCTTTGCCTTTAGCTCTTCAAAACACTTCAGTAAAGGAAAAAGTATTTGGGGTTGGGGTGTTTTTCTGTGGATTTGAAATTCCAAATAGTGTAATTGATGTGATGTTAATTTAA
- a CDS encoding amidohydrolase family protein codes for MKIFKYIGIIILSLFSLSAMAQVPAPGAAQKEPIAIMNAYAHLGNGEVIENSVITFEDGIITNVADATTIRMDLSKFKVIKAEGKHVYPGLIASNTIIGLEEIAAVRATRDQDETGEFNPNVRALIAYNTDSEIIPTTRFNGVLYAQTTPRGGRISGSSSVMDLDAWNWEDAVLKNDEGIHLNWPSKLKYPRWWLGETEWRENEDYDKEYEEVKIFFKDAASYHEISKPETTNLKLEAMKGLFDGSKSLYIHTDRAKEILQSIQFALEMGVKKVVLVGGDEAYYVRDFLKENDIPVIVEETLRLPSRTSDPVDMPYQLPNLLHKAGIKVAIGQWGEVMQVRNLPFSVGTAAAYGLGKEEALKMVTLNAAEIMGVDDKIGSLEKGKIASIVVSKGDILDMEGNQMEYVFIEGREVILDAHQQRLYKKFKGKYDD; via the coding sequence ATGAAGATATTTAAATATATAGGAATAATAATACTGAGTCTTTTTAGTCTTTCGGCCATGGCTCAAGTACCGGCACCCGGTGCAGCTCAAAAGGAGCCAATAGCTATAATGAATGCTTATGCGCATCTAGGTAATGGAGAAGTAATCGAGAATTCGGTTATTACTTTTGAAGATGGTATAATCACCAATGTAGCAGATGCTACCACTATCCGAATGGATCTATCCAAATTTAAAGTAATTAAAGCGGAAGGTAAGCATGTTTATCCAGGGTTGATAGCCAGTAATACTATCATTGGTTTAGAAGAAATAGCTGCTGTAAGAGCAACGAGAGATCAAGATGAAACGGGAGAATTTAATCCTAATGTAAGGGCTTTAATTGCTTATAATACAGATTCAGAGATAATTCCGACTACTCGTTTTAATGGTGTGCTTTATGCTCAAACTACTCCTAGGGGTGGTAGAATTTCAGGTAGCAGTTCGGTAATGGATTTAGATGCTTGGAACTGGGAAGATGCAGTTCTGAAAAATGATGAAGGAATTCATTTGAATTGGCCTTCTAAATTGAAGTATCCCAGATGGTGGCTAGGAGAAACCGAATGGAGAGAAAATGAAGATTATGATAAAGAATATGAAGAAGTTAAAATATTCTTTAAAGATGCTGCTTCTTATCACGAGATCTCTAAACCGGAAACTACTAATTTGAAATTAGAAGCCATGAAAGGCTTATTTGATGGATCTAAAAGTCTATACATTCATACCGATAGAGCAAAAGAAATTCTTCAATCTATTCAGTTTGCTTTGGAAATGGGAGTGAAGAAAGTGGTTTTAGTAGGTGGAGATGAAGCCTATTATGTTAGAGATTTTTTAAAAGAGAATGATATTCCGGTAATCGTGGAAGAAACTTTAAGATTGCCTAGCAGAACTTCTGATCCTGTGGATATGCCTTATCAATTACCTAATTTACTTCATAAAGCGGGCATAAAAGTAGCGATCGGTCAATGGGGAGAAGTAATGCAAGTCAGAAATTTGCCATTTAGTGTTGGAACTGCAGCAGCTTATGGTTTAGGAAAAGAAGAAGCTTTAAAAATGGTGACTTTAAATGCAGCTGAAATAATGGGAGTAGATGATAAAATTGGAAGCTTAGAAAAAGGGAAAATTGCCTCTATTGTAGTTTCTAAAGGAGATATTTTAGATATGGAGGGTAATCAGATGGAATATGTCTTTATTGAAGGTCGAGAAGTGATATTAGATGCTCATCAACAAAGATTGTACAAAAAATTTAAAGGAAAATATGATGATTAA
- a CDS encoding amidohydrolase family protein — translation MMRKILLVCFSFWLFTSYAQETYTVNGVKDERPGLHAFINATLHIDYQTSIESATLIIQKGKVIASGKDIKVPKGAIIHDLKGKHIYPSFIELSSKIGMPKTENNRSPGPQLGPKKDGAYNANDAIKAYFNAHEAFETSDSEAERMRKAGFGVVLTHNQDGLVRGTGTVVALHDGPENEIMLKENASQHFSFDKGSSTQDNPSSLMGAIALIKQTYLDAKWYSNQNEMVDVSLNAFNNNQSYPQFFEAGGDKLYVLRADKLGDEFGVQYIIKGNGDEYQRLDEIKATNAQLILPINYPEAIDVEDPFDALNVSLGEMKHWEMAPYNLKMVADKGITYSITSDGLKDASKLSAMISQSLEAGLSEEQALKALTYNPAQFIKMGDKLGSLTKGKYANFIITDGSPVKKDTKIYENWVQGNPYKYQDYTSPELAGNYTLSVGSDGYQMEVKGEPGKEKFKIIVNDSTSYDVKSEISKQLISLSFKDESKEEEEGKIRLSGWLKEEGLSGNAKMPDGSWVQWTATLNDEESAEDSEEEKKEEEKEEDKNELGSMIYPFVAHGNTEKPQAETILIKNATVWTNEADGVLENTDVLLENGKIAKVGKDLSASGAREIDGTGKHLTPGIIDEHSHIAISRGVNEGSEAVTAEVNIEDVVDSEDINIYRQLSGGVVASQLLHGSANPIGGRSAIIKLKWGYSPEEMKISWADKFIKFALGENVKQSNWGERNTVRFPQTRMGVEQVFEDAFIRAKEYEAEWKKYNALSKRDKANASAPRKDLELETLVEILNSERFISCHSYVQSEINMLMKVAERHGFRINTFTHILEGYKLADKMKEHGVGGSTFSDWWAYKFEVNDAIPYNAALMHGEGVVTAINSDDAEMGRRLNQEAGKTMKYGGVPVEEALKMVTLNPAKLLHLDERMGSIKVGKDADVVLWSDEPLSIYAKAEKTIIEGIVFFDRDEQEEKLDAIQAERARIVAKMQEEKSNGKSTQKAKPKSQIIYHCETEIENYSSLK, via the coding sequence ATGATGAGAAAAATACTTTTAGTGTGTTTTAGCTTTTGGTTATTCACTTCTTACGCACAAGAAACTTATACAGTGAATGGTGTAAAAGATGAAAGACCTGGCTTGCACGCCTTTATTAATGCAACATTACATATTGATTATCAAACATCTATTGAAAGTGCAACTTTAATAATTCAAAAAGGAAAAGTAATTGCTTCTGGGAAGGACATTAAGGTTCCTAAAGGAGCTATAATTCATGATCTAAAAGGAAAACATATATATCCTTCTTTTATTGAATTGTCTAGTAAAATTGGAATGCCTAAGACTGAGAATAATAGAAGTCCTGGTCCACAATTAGGACCCAAAAAAGATGGTGCTTATAACGCTAATGATGCTATAAAAGCTTATTTCAATGCTCATGAAGCATTTGAAACTAGTGATTCCGAAGCCGAAAGAATGCGTAAAGCCGGATTTGGAGTTGTTTTAACTCATAACCAAGATGGCCTGGTCAGAGGAACAGGTACTGTAGTGGCTTTACATGATGGTCCGGAAAATGAAATTATGTTGAAAGAAAATGCTTCTCAACATTTTTCATTTGATAAAGGAAGTTCTACTCAAGATAATCCCTCATCCTTAATGGGAGCTATTGCTTTAATTAAACAAACTTATTTGGATGCTAAATGGTATTCAAACCAAAATGAGATGGTAGATGTTTCTTTGAATGCTTTTAATAATAATCAGAGTTACCCTCAATTTTTTGAGGCTGGAGGTGATAAATTGTATGTATTAAGAGCTGATAAATTGGGAGATGAATTTGGAGTACAATATATCATTAAAGGAAATGGTGATGAATATCAAAGGTTAGATGAAATAAAGGCTACTAACGCTCAATTAATATTGCCTATAAATTATCCTGAAGCTATTGATGTAGAAGATCCTTTTGATGCTTTGAATGTTAGCCTAGGGGAAATGAAACATTGGGAGATGGCACCCTATAATTTAAAAATGGTAGCTGATAAAGGTATTACTTATTCCATTACTTCTGATGGTTTGAAAGATGCTTCAAAACTTTCTGCTATGATTTCTCAATCATTAGAAGCCGGTCTTTCTGAAGAGCAAGCCTTAAAGGCATTAACCTATAATCCTGCTCAGTTCATTAAAATGGGAGATAAATTAGGGAGTTTGACTAAAGGGAAATATGCAAATTTTATTATTACAGATGGCAGCCCAGTTAAAAAGGATACTAAAATCTATGAAAACTGGGTTCAAGGTAATCCTTATAAATATCAAGATTATACTTCACCTGAATTAGCAGGGAATTACACTTTATCTGTTGGCAGTGATGGTTATCAAATGGAAGTTAAAGGAGAGCCAGGTAAAGAAAAATTCAAAATAATAGTAAATGATTCTACTTCCTACGATGTGAAATCTGAGATTTCTAAGCAATTAATTAGCTTATCTTTTAAAGATGAAAGCAAAGAAGAAGAAGAAGGTAAAATCAGATTGTCTGGTTGGTTGAAAGAAGAAGGATTAAGTGGAAATGCCAAAATGCCAGATGGAAGTTGGGTTCAATGGACTGCTACTTTAAATGATGAAGAATCAGCTGAAGATTCAGAAGAGGAAAAGAAGGAAGAAGAAAAAGAGGAAGATAAAAATGAGCTAGGGTCAATGATTTATCCTTTTGTTGCACACGGAAATACAGAAAAACCTCAAGCTGAAACCATTCTAATTAAAAATGCTACAGTATGGACTAATGAAGCGGATGGTGTTTTAGAAAATACGGATGTTTTATTGGAAAATGGGAAAATAGCTAAAGTAGGTAAAGATTTATCGGCATCTGGTGCAAGAGAAATTGATGGAACAGGAAAGCATTTAACTCCAGGAATAATAGATGAACATTCACATATTGCCATCAGTAGAGGTGTTAATGAAGGTTCAGAAGCCGTTACAGCCGAAGTAAATATAGAAGATGTAGTTGATTCAGAAGATATTAATATTTACCGACAACTATCAGGTGGTGTTGTGGCTTCTCAATTGTTGCATGGTTCAGCTAATCCAATTGGTGGCCGTTCGGCTATTATCAAATTGAAATGGGGTTACAGTCCTGAGGAGATGAAAATTTCATGGGCTGATAAATTCATCAAATTTGCCTTGGGTGAGAACGTTAAACAATCCAATTGGGGTGAAAGAAATACAGTACGTTTTCCACAAACCAGAATGGGAGTGGAACAGGTATTTGAAGATGCCTTTATCAGAGCTAAAGAATACGAAGCAGAATGGAAAAAATATAATGCCTTATCTAAAAGAGATAAAGCGAATGCTAGTGCTCCAAGAAAGGATTTGGAGTTAGAAACTTTAGTTGAGATTCTAAATAGTGAAAGGTTTATTTCATGCCATTCATATGTACAATCTGAAATCAATATGCTAATGAAAGTAGCTGAGCGACATGGTTTCAGAATCAATACCTTCACTCATATTTTAGAAGGCTATAAATTAGCTGATAAAATGAAAGAGCATGGAGTTGGAGGGTCTACTTTTTCTGATTGGTGGGCTTATAAGTTTGAAGTAAATGATGCTATTCCTTATAATGCTGCATTAATGCATGGAGAAGGAGTGGTGACAGCCATTAATTCAGATGATGCCGAGATGGGTAGAAGATTAAATCAGGAAGCTGGAAAAACTATGAAATATGGTGGAGTACCAGTAGAAGAAGCCTTAAAAATGGTAACTTTAAATCCTGCTAAGCTATTGCATTTAGATGAAAGAATGGGAAGTATCAAAGTGGGTAAAGACGCGGATGTTGTTCTTTGGAGTGATGAGCCACTTTCTATTTATGCAAAAGCTGAAAAGACCATTATTGAAGGGATAGTATTTTTTGATAGAGATGAGCAGGAAGAGAAATTAGATGCTATTCAAGCTGAAAGAGCTCGAATAGTGGCTAAAATGCAAGAAGAGAAATCAAATGGTAAATCTACTCAAAAGGCAAAGCCAAAATCACAGATTATCTACCATTGCGAAACAGAAATTGAAAATTATTCATCTTTAAAATAA